Proteins from one Hydrogenivirga caldilitoris genomic window:
- a CDS encoding lytic transglycosylase domain-containing protein: MKLLPVLFLLTAFVFSQVPAEYKLLKQFRDTKDVKVGLFLLNNYPDAVFKDELKVEVAKLLAESGDKDRARFILTGINLDNARDEYGETVAKLWLSLGLEEKVLVLRFPEHAIELLPKVELNEQEREKVYSRLLSKGLYKEVLNISESCFYRGLSLFRLREYERSLGELTNCQDDRAKVYALLVYIKLGDTKGAEDFLRQAGREDLYYKYAWHLLSKGDLKKARKFFLRSGYNFESLFRVGLIDFILGRYRLAYENFSEAQRFAAGNMERAQVSFWKYKVLSKLGERELAEYYLKESARYEGFYASVARKFLGLPVYEKGEFKLVGKPSPLGIRLLGIQSLGFNYYMRLEALNRAEELLPEDILEILKVDPYLALKVAARNYGANSPFYRGIAYPLPFRPLVQRISDKFAVKEALIYAVMRQESLFDTRALSKSNAKGLMQLLDTTARWKAERIGFVYDDIYDIETNITLGVAYLRYLLDFWNGDLVRSVASYNAGQGAVKSWQQYEDDFVFIETIPYDETRRYVKRVIWFYYVYSEKLSKEPL, from the coding sequence GTGAAACTGCTCCCCGTCCTTTTCCTCCTCACAGCCTTTGTTTTCTCTCAAGTACCAGCTGAGTATAAGCTTCTCAAACAGTTTAGAGATACAAAGGATGTTAAGGTTGGTCTTTTTCTATTAAACAATTATCCAGACGCTGTCTTTAAGGACGAGCTTAAGGTAGAAGTTGCTAAATTGCTTGCAGAATCTGGGGATAAGGATAGAGCCAGGTTCATACTTACCGGTATAAACCTAGATAACGCTAGAGATGAATACGGGGAAACCGTTGCAAAGCTGTGGCTATCTTTAGGCTTGGAGGAGAAAGTCCTTGTGCTGAGGTTCCCTGAGCACGCCATAGAGCTTTTGCCAAAGGTTGAGTTAAATGAGCAGGAAAGGGAGAAGGTGTACAGCAGGCTCCTGTCAAAGGGACTTTACAAGGAAGTTCTGAATATATCTGAGAGCTGTTTTTATAGGGGCTTGTCTCTTTTCAGACTCAGGGAGTATGAGAGGAGTTTGGGTGAGTTGACCAATTGTCAGGACGATAGGGCGAAGGTTTACGCCCTCCTTGTTTATATAAAGCTTGGTGATACGAAGGGGGCAGAGGATTTCCTCAGACAGGCTGGTAGAGAAGACCTTTATTATAAGTACGCCTGGCATCTTCTTTCTAAGGGAGACTTAAAGAAGGCAAGGAAGTTTTTCCTTAGGTCTGGCTATAACTTTGAATCTCTGTTCCGCGTGGGGCTCATAGATTTCATTCTCGGAAGATACAGACTCGCCTATGAGAACTTTTCGGAAGCTCAGAGGTTTGCAGCAGGAAATATGGAGAGAGCGCAGGTGAGCTTCTGGAAGTATAAGGTCTTAAGTAAGCTTGGAGAAAGAGAACTTGCAGAATACTATCTAAAGGAGAGTGCAAGGTACGAAGGATTCTACGCCTCCGTAGCGAGAAAATTTCTGGGCTTGCCAGTGTATGAAAAGGGGGAATTTAAGCTCGTTGGGAAGCCATCTCCTCTCGGTATCAGGTTGCTGGGTATACAGAGCCTCGGGTTCAATTACTATATGAGACTTGAAGCTCTCAACAGAGCGGAGGAGCTTCTCCCAGAGGATATACTTGAAATCCTTAAGGTTGACCCGTACCTAGCCCTAAAGGTTGCCGCTCGCAATTACGGGGCTAACTCCCCTTTTTATAGAGGTATAGCCTATCCTTTACCTTTCAGACCGCTTGTGCAGAGAATTTCTGATAAGTTTGCCGTTAAAGAGGCGCTTATTTATGCTGTTATGAGACAGGAGAGTCTATTTGATACAAGAGCACTCTCTAAATCCAATGCAAAGGGGCTTATGCAGTTGCTTGACACAACGGCAAGGTGGAAGGCTGAGCGTATTGGGTTTGTGTATGATGATATTTATGACATTGAAACAAATATAACCCTTGGAGTAGCCTATCTGAGATATCTACTTGATTTCTGGAACGGGGATTTGGTTAGGTCTGTAGCCTCCTACAACGCCGGTCAGGGAGCTGTAAAGAGCTGGCAACAGTACGAGGACGATTTTGTTTTTATAGAGACCATACCCTACGATGAAACAAGAAGGTACGTGAAGAGGGTTATATGGTTTTACTACGTTTACTCGGAAAAGCTTTCAAAGGAGCCTCTCTGA